Proteins encoded by one window of Corynebacterium amycolatum:
- the ftsY gene encoding signal recognition particle-docking protein FtsY: MTPTQWILLVVAIVVIIALLFVVGYVRRKNQRISFAKEDTKELTQQEKSGNYQATSGFNFAPAGSGTDTREKQPVEKPMPKPVEKPIEKQVPEPVEKRADEPVDKSTDGSLLKPEGQLPIPDNPTEMEGDHDRVMREIPIDLPTAGEEESEPEPEPQPEPQAEPEVEVVSAPEPVPEPEPTPEPEPTPEPTPEPTPEPEPTPEPEAEQQIDSIDPAEGRLGRLRGRLSRSQNAIGQSVLGILGAGDLDEDAWEEVEDILVMADLGAAATQRVVDKLRERIASQKVSTEEQARALLREVLIEECKPEMDRSIRALPHEGKPAVILVVGVNGTGKTTTTGKLARVLVAGGHHVVLGAADTFRAAAADQLETWGRRVGAETVRGAEGADPASIAFEAVAHGIESGADVVLIDTAGRLHTKVGLMDQLDKIKRVVEKKAQVDEVILVLDATVGQNGLLQARTFRDVVDITGVALTKLDGTAKGGIVFQVQNELGVPVKLVGLGEGADHLAPFEPESFVDALLGGRK, translated from the coding sequence ATGACTCCAACTCAGTGGATACTCCTTGTCGTCGCGATTGTCGTTATTATCGCGCTGCTTTTTGTTGTGGGCTATGTCCGCAGGAAAAACCAGCGCATTTCCTTTGCGAAGGAAGATACTAAGGAACTCACCCAGCAGGAGAAGTCTGGAAATTACCAGGCCACTAGTGGTTTTAACTTCGCTCCGGCCGGTAGTGGAACTGATACCCGTGAGAAGCAGCCGGTTGAAAAACCGATGCCCAAGCCGGTGGAAAAGCCCATTGAAAAGCAGGTCCCGGAACCAGTTGAAAAGCGGGCAGATGAGCCCGTTGATAAGTCGACGGATGGCTCCCTGCTGAAGCCGGAAGGCCAACTGCCTATTCCCGATAACCCCACCGAAATGGAGGGGGATCACGACCGCGTAATGCGGGAAATCCCAATCGATTTGCCTACGGCCGGAGAAGAGGAATCAGAGCCCGAGCCGGAACCACAACCAGAGCCCCAAGCAGAGCCTGAGGTAGAGGTAGTTTCTGCTCCTGAACCGGTGCCGGAGCCGGAGCCGACTCCCGAACCAGAACCGACGCCAGAGCCGACGCCAGAACCGACGCCAGAGCCGGAGCCGACGCCGGAGCCAGAAGCGGAACAGCAGATTGACTCCATTGACCCGGCTGAGGGACGTCTGGGTCGCCTGCGCGGTCGTCTGTCCCGGTCGCAGAATGCAATTGGCCAGTCTGTGCTCGGCATCTTGGGCGCGGGTGACCTTGATGAGGACGCGTGGGAAGAGGTCGAGGACATCCTGGTGATGGCTGACCTCGGTGCGGCTGCGACGCAGCGTGTCGTCGATAAGCTGCGTGAGCGTATTGCCAGCCAGAAGGTGAGCACGGAAGAACAGGCACGCGCCCTGCTGCGTGAGGTGCTGATTGAGGAGTGCAAGCCTGAGATGGATCGCTCCATTCGCGCACTTCCGCACGAGGGCAAGCCCGCAGTGATTCTGGTGGTCGGTGTCAACGGCACTGGTAAGACCACGACGACGGGCAAACTGGCTCGTGTGCTGGTGGCCGGTGGCCACCATGTTGTTCTCGGTGCAGCGGACACTTTCCGTGCCGCTGCTGCAGATCAGCTGGAAACCTGGGGCCGTCGTGTCGGTGCCGAGACCGTTCGTGGCGCTGAAGGCGCGGATCCTGCTTCTATTGCATTTGAGGCAGTTGCTCACGGTATCGAGTCCGGCGCTGATGTGGTGCTCATCGACACCGCCGGCCGCCTGCACACCAAGGTCGGACTGATGGACCAACTGGACAAGATTAAGCGCGTGGTGGAGAAGAAGGCTCAGGTTGATGAAGTCATCCTGGTTTTGGACGCGACGGTTGGCCAAAATGGTCTGCTGCAGGCTCGTACTTTCCGGGATGTTGTAGACATCACCGGCGTTGCTCTGACCAAGCTGGACGGTACCGCGAAGGGCGGCATTGTATTCCAGGTGCAAAACGAGCTCGGTGTACCGGTGAAGTTGGTTGGCCTTGGTGAAGGTGCTGACCACCTGGCGCCGTTTGAGCCGGAGAGCTTTGTAGACGCACTGCTCGGCGGCCGCAAATAG
- the ffh gene encoding signal recognition particle protein gives MFESLSDRLTGALRGLGGKGRLTEADINATAREIRLALLEADVSLEVVRTFIKRIKERANEIIGSQTVNPANQIIEVVNEELINILGGETRRLNMSKQPPTVIMLAGLQGAGKTTLAGKLARYLTDQGHTPVLVACDLQRPGAVQQLEIVAERAGVPCFAPFPGTSLDSTHEMGTSEDNPVDAAFRGLAYARQHRHDVVIIDTAGRLGIDEVLMKQARDIRDAINPHEVLFVIDSMIGQDAVETAKAFRDGVDFTGVVLTKLDGDARGGAALSIREVTGKPILFASTGEKLEDFDVFHPDRMASRILGMGDLKTLVEVASKEIDHEQAAKSAQKIGSGELTLEDFLEQMMMVRKMGPIGNILKMLPGGAEMSKAAEMVDEKQLDRIEAIIRGMTPEERENPKILNASRRRRIANGSGVSVSEVNQLIERFNEARKMMAQMAGRFGMGGGRPSNRKAKRGRKGKGKNKRKGANRGPTPPKAMRGGGMPGMQGMPGMPSMAELQKLQKQMGNQLPEGMEGFDLNNLDFGQGKK, from the coding sequence TTGTTTGAGTCTCTTTCCGATCGTTTGACGGGTGCCCTGCGGGGGCTGGGCGGGAAGGGTCGCCTGACTGAGGCGGATATTAACGCCACCGCCCGCGAGATTCGGCTGGCTCTTCTGGAAGCCGATGTCTCCCTTGAGGTTGTCCGTACCTTCATCAAGCGCATCAAGGAACGCGCTAACGAAATTATTGGCAGCCAGACGGTCAACCCGGCCAACCAAATCATTGAGGTTGTCAATGAGGAACTGATCAACATCCTCGGTGGCGAGACTCGACGTCTCAATATGTCGAAGCAGCCGCCAACGGTTATCATGCTGGCCGGTCTGCAGGGTGCTGGTAAGACCACCTTGGCCGGTAAATTGGCCAGGTACCTCACGGATCAGGGGCACACCCCAGTTCTCGTCGCCTGCGACCTGCAGCGCCCAGGTGCGGTGCAGCAGCTGGAAATCGTGGCTGAGCGTGCAGGCGTGCCGTGCTTCGCACCGTTCCCGGGCACCAGCCTCGATTCCACCCATGAAATGGGCACCAGCGAGGACAACCCAGTTGACGCCGCGTTCCGTGGCCTCGCTTATGCTCGCCAGCATCGCCACGATGTGGTGATTATCGATACCGCAGGTCGCCTGGGTATCGATGAGGTTCTGATGAAGCAAGCCCGCGATATTCGCGATGCCATCAACCCGCATGAAGTTCTGTTTGTCATCGACTCCATGATTGGTCAGGACGCGGTAGAGACCGCCAAGGCCTTCCGAGATGGCGTTGACTTCACCGGTGTTGTACTGACCAAGCTCGATGGCGACGCGCGCGGTGGCGCTGCACTGTCTATCCGTGAGGTCACAGGTAAGCCGATTCTGTTCGCCTCCACGGGCGAGAAGTTGGAGGACTTTGACGTCTTCCACCCAGACCGCATGGCCAGCCGCATCCTGGGCATGGGTGACCTGAAGACGTTGGTTGAGGTCGCTTCCAAGGAAATTGATCATGAGCAGGCTGCAAAGTCTGCCCAGAAGATTGGTTCGGGCGAGTTGACTCTCGAGGACTTCCTCGAGCAGATGATGATGGTCCGCAAGATGGGCCCAATCGGCAACATCCTCAAGATGCTCCCCGGCGGCGCGGAAATGTCCAAGGCCGCGGAAATGGTCGATGAAAAGCAGCTTGACCGCATCGAGGCGATTATCCGCGGTATGACTCCGGAAGAGCGCGAGAATCCGAAGATTCTGAACGCTTCACGACGTCGTCGTATCGCCAACGGTTCCGGTGTGTCTGTTTCGGAGGTTAACCAGCTCATCGAGCGCTTCAATGAGGCACGCAAGATGATGGCTCAGATGGCCGGTCGTTTCGGTATGGGCGGTGGCCGCCCATCGAACCGCAAGGCCAAGCGTGGCCGAAAGGGCAAGGGCAAGAATAAGCGCAAGGGCGCTAACCGCGGCCCGACGCCGCCGAAGGCAATGCGCGGTGGCGGAATGCCCGGTATGCAGGGCATGCCGGGGATGCCTAGCATGGCCGAGCTGCAGAAGCTACAGAAGCAGATGGGCAACCAGCTGCCAGAAGGCATGGAGGGCTTTGACCTCAATAATCTCGACTTCGGGCAGGGCAAGAAGTAG